Genomic segment of Microbacterium sp. M28:
CGGCCGAGTCGTCCGCGCAGCTCGGCGAGGTGTGCGGTCGCGCGTCGCGCGTCGAACTGTTCGAGGGCCACGCCCGCTCGGGCGACGCCCGCGCCTGGCGGCACGCCGGAGCGGAGTACGAGTGGATCGAGGCGGCGCACCCCGCGGAGGCAGGCGTTCGATGACGGACCTCACCGATCGCATCGCGGTCGTCACCGGCGGCGGCAGCGGACTGGGCGCGGCGATCGCGCGGTCCCTGCACGCCGCCGGTGCGGAGGTCATCCTGGTCGGCCGCGACACCGCGAAGCTGGAAGCCGTGGCGACCGAGCTCGGCTCCCGAGCACGGTGGATCGCCGGCGACGTGTCGGATCCGGCATCCGTCGCCGCCCTGGCGGAATCGCTCGAGGGCACCGAGGTGTCGATCCTCGTCAACAACGCCGGCATCGCCGGGCCGGTGTCGGCGCTGGTCGACATCGAGGTCGACGACTGGGACGAGGTGTTCGACGTCAACGTCCGCGGCACGTTCATGATGTGCCGCGCGCTGCTGCCGGGCATGATCGCTCGAGGCGACGGCGACGTCATCAACGTCGCGTCGGTCTCCGGCAAGCGCCCGCTCGCACATCGGACCCCGTACTGCGCTTCGAAGATGGCGGTGATCGGCCTGACCTCGACGCTGGCGTTCGAGGTCGGCCCTGCCGGGGTACGGGTGAACACCCTCTCCCCCGGCCCCGTGGCCGGCCCGCGCATGGAGCGCAACTTCCGCCTCGAGGCGCAGCGCTCCGGCTCGTCGGTCGAGGATGCCGAGGCGGCGTTCGTCTCGCGTTCGGCGCTCGGCCGCATGGTCACCGAGGCGGAGGTCGGCTCCGCGGTCGTCGCGATGCTCGGGATGCCGGGGATGTGCGGCGCGGACGTCGACCTGTCCGCGGGCATGGTGGCGTGATGACCGCGTCACTGCGGGAGCGAGCGCTGGACGGCGAGCGGCTCGTGGGTGTCCTCGTGCGGATGCCGGCGGAAGAGCTCGTCGAGATGTCGGCGATCGCCGGCATGGACTTCGTGCTGATCGACTGCGAACACGGACCGGCGGATCTCATCGCGCTGCGCAACCACATCGCTCTGGCGGGCGTGCACGACGTGCCGGTCGTCGTGCGCGTGGGCGAGGACGACCGCAACCAGATCCTCCGCGTCCTCGATCAGGGGGCGCAGGGCATCCTCGCCCCGCATCTGGACACATCGGATGACGCGGCCGCCCTGGTGGATGCCGCGATGTATCCGCCGGTCGGGTCGCGCGGCTTCGCGACGTACAGCCGCGCCGGACGGTTCGGGCAGACACCACCGGCGGCGCACAAGGACTGGTTCCTGGAGAACACGCTGGTGCTGGGCATGATCGAGTCGCCGGGCGGCGTCGCTGCCGCGGCGGGGATCATCGCGACGCCTCGGCTGGACGGCATCATGATCGGGCCGGCCGATCTCGCGGCCTCCAGCGGGGAATCCGATCCACCGCTCGCCGAGGCCATCGCCTCCGTGAACGCCGAGCTCGCTGCGGCCGGTTCGCTGCGGATGGACATCGTCGGCACCCGCGAGGGCGGCGAGCAGGCGTTCGCGGACGGAGCGAACCTGGTCGTCTACAACCTGGCGTCCTCGCTCATGCAGCATCTGCAGGCATTGGCGGCGCCGACCCGCTGAGCACGCGCCGAGCGGCAGGGGATCCACGGCCTCCCGTCAGATCCGCTGCCGCTCGCGCCAGGTGCCGACGAGATCGCTGAACTCCCGCGGCCGTTCGAGGGGCACCAGGTGCCCGGCATCCACGGAGACCAGGCGCGTACACGCGATCTCATGGGCGATCTCGGCGTGGAAGGTCGGCGGGCACAGGGCATCCTCGCGGCCGGAGATGACCAGCGCCGGCATCGGCAGCCGCGACAGCCGGGGCAGCAGATCGGTGCGCGTGCTCTGCATGCGCAGCTGCGCGCGCAGGTGCGCCGCACTCGTCTCGTCTCCCATGCGGAGCGTGCGCTCCACGAGATCGGGTCGGCGCAGGCGGACGTCTTCTGAGAGGAGCAGTGGAAGGATGCCGTGCTGCAGGTCGCGTGCCGTGTCTCCGGCATCCAGTCGGCGCAGCCATTCCTGCCAGCCGTCCTGCTGCGCCCGTGTGGGGGCTTTCGCGTTCGTCGAGGAGAGGACCAGTCCGGTCACGCGCTCCGGCGCCCGCAGGGCGAGCGCCATCGCGACGATGGCGCCCAGGGAGAGCCCTGCGAGGACGAACCGATTCGGCAGTTCCGCGAGGAGCGCGTCGACCTGATCGTCGATCGTCTCGTGCGCGAGCGACGGCGTCAGCGTCTCGCCGAACTCGCAGTCGGACCAGAGGTCCGCCGAGCAGTTCATGCCCGGCAGCAGGACGATCGGATGCACGTCAGCCCTTGACGGCGCCGTCGCTCAGACCCGCCACCAGGTATTTCTGCGCGATGAAGGCGATCACGAACACCGGGATGGTCAGGAGCATGGATGCCGCGCCGGCCTGCTGCAGCATCGGCAGCGTCTGCCCGAGCTGTGTCGCGATGAACACCGGAACCGTCTTGGAGGACGTATCGGTGAGTACCAGGGCGGTGAGGTACTCCTGGAAGGCGAACAGGAAGACGAAGATCCCCGCGGTGAGGATGCCGGGGCCCATGAGCGGGATCATGACGCGCCGCAGCATCCCGATGCGGGTGCAGCCGTCGATCATCGCGGCCTCGTCCAGTTCGCGCGGGATCTCGGCGAAGAAGTTCCGCAGCAGCCAGATCGTGAACGGCTGGTTGATCGCGACCAGGGCGATGGCGAGCGCGAAGGTGGTGTCGTAGATGCCGATGGCGCGGCTGATGTCGTACATCGGCAGCACAACGGCGAAGCGGGGCAGGGCGCGGAAGATCAGCGCAAGGATCAGCAGCAGCGCCGACACGTAGCTCGGGAAGCGCGACAACGCGTAGGCCGCCGGGATGCCGATGACGAGGGCGATCACGGTCGAGACGACGGCGACCACGATGGTGTTGACGAGATAGTCCGCGAAGTAGGTCGTCTGCCACAGGTCCACGAAGGCCGTGAGGGTCGGCTCGTATCCCCACAGCACGGGCGGGTTCGAGAAGGCGACGTCGGTCGGCTTGGTGACCGACAGCGCCATCCAGATGAACGGACTGAGCATCACCACGCACAGGATCGCCAGCAGGATGCCGGTGATCACCGGCGGCCGGCGACGGGAGCCGGAGCGGCGCTTGCCGGTGCCGGCCGTGGTGACGGCGCGGGTGGAAAGGTCGAGGTCCGTGAGCGTCATCGTTCGGCCTTCGCTTCCTTGAAGATGCCCCGGATGAACGGGATCAGCATGATGAGGATGAGGATGATCGTGAGCACGTTGATCGCGCTGCCGAGCCCGAGCTTCTGGGCGCCGTCGGCGAAGGCGACGGAGTAGACGTAGAGCATGATCGACTCGTTGCCGATCGACGCGGCCTGCGGGGAGAGCGGGATCAGGTTGTCGAACATGCGCAGCACGTCCATGATCGTGATCAGCGTGACGAAGCCGAGCACGCCGCGGATCGTCGGGATGATGACGTGCAGGTGCGTCTGCAGGGCGTTCGCGCCGTCGATCTTCGACGCCTCGCG
This window contains:
- a CDS encoding aldolase/citrate lyase family protein, whose product is MTASLRERALDGERLVGVLVRMPAEELVEMSAIAGMDFVLIDCEHGPADLIALRNHIALAGVHDVPVVVRVGEDDRNQILRVLDQGAQGILAPHLDTSDDAAALVDAAMYPPVGSRGFATYSRAGRFGQTPPAAHKDWFLENTLVLGMIESPGGVAAAAGIIATPRLDGIMIGPADLAASSGESDPPLAEAIASVNAELAAAGSLRMDIVGTREGGEQAFADGANLVVYNLASSLMQHLQALAAPTR
- a CDS encoding alpha/beta fold hydrolase, translated to MHPIVLLPGMNCSADLWSDCEFGETLTPSLAHETIDDQVDALLAELPNRFVLAGLSLGAIVAMALALRAPERVTGLVLSSTNAKAPTRAQQDGWQEWLRRLDAGDTARDLQHGILPLLLSEDVRLRRPDLVERTLRMGDETSAAHLRAQLRMQSTRTDLLPRLSRLPMPALVISGREDALCPPTFHAEIAHEIACTRLVSVDAGHLVPLERPREFSDLVGTWRERQRI
- a CDS encoding SDR family NAD(P)-dependent oxidoreductase produces the protein MTDLTDRIAVVTGGGSGLGAAIARSLHAAGAEVILVGRDTAKLEAVATELGSRARWIAGDVSDPASVAALAESLEGTEVSILVNNAGIAGPVSALVDIEVDDWDEVFDVNVRGTFMMCRALLPGMIARGDGDVINVASVSGKRPLAHRTPYCASKMAVIGLTSTLAFEVGPAGVRVNTLSPGPVAGPRMERNFRLEAQRSGSSVEDAEAAFVSRSALGRMVTEAEVGSAVVAMLGMPGMCGADVDLSAGMVA
- a CDS encoding carbohydrate ABC transporter permease; amino-acid sequence: MTLTDLDLSTRAVTTAGTGKRRSGSRRRPPVITGILLAILCVVMLSPFIWMALSVTKPTDVAFSNPPVLWGYEPTLTAFVDLWQTTYFADYLVNTIVVAVVSTVIALVIGIPAAYALSRFPSYVSALLLILALIFRALPRFAVVLPMYDISRAIGIYDTTFALAIALVAINQPFTIWLLRNFFAEIPRELDEAAMIDGCTRIGMLRRVMIPLMGPGILTAGIFVFLFAFQEYLTALVLTDTSSKTVPVFIATQLGQTLPMLQQAGAASMLLTIPVFVIAFIAQKYLVAGLSDGAVKG